From a single Camelus bactrianus isolate YW-2024 breed Bactrian camel chromosome 11, ASM4877302v1, whole genome shotgun sequence genomic region:
- the GNG4 gene encoding guanine nucleotide-binding protein G(I)/G(S)/G(O) subunit gamma-4 — MKEGMSSSSTTSISQARRAVEQLKMEACMDRVKVSQAAADLLAYCEAHVREDPLIIPVPASENPFREKKFFCTIL, encoded by the exons ATGAAAGAAGGCATGTCCAGTAGCAGCACCACGAGCATCTCCCAGGCCAGGAGGGCCGTGGAGCAGCTGAAGATGGAGGCCTGCATGGACAGGGTGAAG GTCTCCCAGGCGGCGGCCGACCTCCTGGCGTACTGCGAGGCCCACGTGCGGGAGGACCCTCTCATCATCCCAGTGCCTGCGTCAGAAAACCCCTTCCGCGAGAAGAAGTTCTTTTGTACCATCCTCTGA